In a genomic window of Roseiflexus castenholzii DSM 13941:
- the rplM gene encoding 50S ribosomal protein L13, protein MKTYAQKASEVQRDWYVIDATNQTLGRLATQIATLLRGKHKPTFSPYIDGGDFVIVVNAERIRLTGRKPEQKMYYRHSNYPGGFKAVSFKQLIARHPERVLRFAVKGMLPKTRLGRRQLAKLKIYAGPKHPHAAQQPKVYEPRPRG, encoded by the coding sequence ATGAAAACCTACGCGCAGAAGGCGTCGGAGGTGCAGCGCGACTGGTACGTGATCGATGCGACCAACCAGACTCTCGGCCGGCTCGCAACACAGATCGCTACCCTGTTGCGCGGCAAGCATAAGCCGACGTTCAGCCCCTATATCGACGGCGGCGACTTCGTGATCGTCGTCAATGCCGAGCGTATTCGTCTGACCGGCAGGAAGCCGGAACAGAAAATGTACTATCGCCATTCGAATTATCCCGGCGGTTTTAAGGCGGTGTCGTTCAAGCAGTTGATTGCACGCCATCCTGAGCGTGTGCTGCGTTTCGCCGTCAAGGGTATGCTGCCAAAAACCCGCCTGGGGCGACGGCAATTGGCGAAACTGAAGATCTATGCCGGACCAAAACATCCGCACGCGGCGCAGCAGCCCAAAGTCTATGAACCGCGACCGCGCGGCTAG
- a CDS encoding inositol monophosphatase family protein, translated as MIDIDIEELCAWMRECGDVALHLFNRARAQRKSDNSPVTEADVAIERILVERVTARYPDHGIIGEEQTRFAITQEYVWALDPIDGTASFVAGLPVWGISIGLLHRGIPYAGIFYMPLTDDCYWAIDNRAFLNHRPLSIHPTSEQEWESEDWLAIPSDAHRRLEIDFIGKTRSLGSAAAAICYVARGSALGAVLTHATIWDVAGSIAVLRAAGGVGITLAGAPFEPAAIIDGRAVREPLLFGAPGTVEALRRHIRVRR; from the coding sequence GTGATCGACATCGATATTGAAGAACTATGCGCCTGGATGCGCGAATGCGGCGACGTCGCGCTTCACCTGTTCAATCGTGCCAGAGCGCAGCGCAAATCCGACAACAGTCCGGTCACCGAGGCGGATGTTGCAATCGAGCGAATCCTGGTCGAGCGAGTGACGGCGCGCTATCCAGACCATGGCATCATCGGTGAAGAGCAGACGCGATTTGCCATCACACAAGAATATGTCTGGGCGCTGGATCCGATCGACGGAACGGCGTCGTTTGTGGCCGGGTTGCCGGTGTGGGGCATTTCCATCGGGTTGCTGCATCGTGGTATTCCCTATGCGGGGATCTTTTACATGCCGCTAACCGACGACTGCTATTGGGCAATCGACAATCGCGCATTCCTGAACCATCGACCACTATCCATTCATCCAACGTCAGAGCAGGAATGGGAGAGTGAAGATTGGTTGGCCATCCCTTCTGATGCTCACCGGCGCCTCGAAATCGATTTTATCGGTAAAACGCGCAGTCTGGGTTCTGCTGCGGCTGCCATCTGTTATGTCGCGCGCGGTTCAGCGCTTGGCGCCGTTCTGACACACGCAACCATTTGGGATGTGGCGGGTAGCATTGCCGTTCTGCGTGCAGCCGGCGGGGTCGGCATAACGTTAGCGGGTGCGCCTTTTGAGCCTGCTGCAATCATCGATGGTCGGGCGGTGCGTGAGCCGCTCCTGTTCGGCGCTCCTGGCACGGTCGAAGCGTTGCGTCGCCACATCCGGGTGCGTCGCTAA
- the truA gene encoding tRNA pseudouridine(38-40) synthase TruA: MRNIALRIEYDGTDFVGSQWQTNGRSVQGALEAAWQQLTGERRRMILAGRTDAGVHARGQVANVSTNTRHSLATIIRGLNGVLPEDIGILAAWEVPEEFHARYSAVRREYRYVIDNGRTPSPLLRRHAAYVPRRLDVAAMDRAIQQVIGTHDFAPLSDGPQEGSTVRICYDARCTCTEVWGQPLVLIDVAANAFLRHMVRNLVGTLIQVGEGRIDADGFAAVLAGANRRARVLAPAHGLYLMAVRYPEDGNAAADTLVAAVGVTETRMQL; encoded by the coding sequence ATGCGAAATATTGCGCTGCGTATCGAGTACGATGGCACGGATTTTGTCGGCTCTCAGTGGCAAACCAATGGACGGTCAGTGCAGGGCGCACTTGAAGCGGCCTGGCAGCAATTGACCGGTGAACGCCGCCGCATGATCCTGGCCGGACGCACCGATGCCGGGGTGCATGCGCGCGGTCAGGTCGCCAACGTCAGCACCAATACCCGTCATTCGCTGGCGACGATCATTCGGGGATTGAATGGCGTTCTGCCAGAGGATATTGGCATCCTCGCCGCTTGGGAAGTCCCTGAGGAGTTTCACGCGCGCTACTCGGCAGTGCGCCGTGAGTATCGCTATGTGATCGACAATGGGCGCACACCGTCGCCGTTGCTGCGCCGCCACGCCGCCTATGTGCCACGCCGTCTCGATGTGGCAGCCATGGATAGGGCGATCCAGCAGGTGATCGGGACACACGATTTCGCGCCATTGAGCGATGGGCCACAGGAAGGATCGACGGTTCGTATCTGTTACGATGCGCGTTGCACATGCACCGAGGTGTGGGGTCAACCGCTGGTGCTGATCGATGTTGCCGCGAATGCGTTCCTGCGGCATATGGTGCGCAACTTGGTCGGAACGCTGATCCAGGTCGGCGAAGGACGGATCGATGCCGATGGGTTCGCGGCTGTGCTGGCAGGCGCCAACCGACGCGCCAGGGTGCTGGCGCCGGCACATGGGCTTTACCTGATGGCAGTGCGTTATCCAGAAGATGGCAACGCTGCGGCGGATACGTTGGTCGCAGCGGTTGGAGTGACCGAGACAAGGATGCAACTATGA
- a CDS encoding HAD family hydrolase, whose product MLRAILFDLDDTLYDLKAHWLACLRIALADAPCTISCDLETLVQHAFTMKIWINQLPDFLRDQGMTDQRMIDRAFARYRDIWFETLTLDPEALPLLTALGARYRLGLITNGPSWSQRPKIERFDLASYMHAIIVSEEVGVAKPDPQIFHIALHALGITPDEALFVGDSPENDLRGAAQAGMPAIWVNRHGVTLPPDVPPPVAVVDGLRDLLAIIAAYDSH is encoded by the coding sequence ATGCTACGAGCCATTCTGTTCGACCTGGACGACACACTGTACGATCTCAAGGCGCACTGGCTCGCATGCCTGCGCATCGCTCTCGCAGACGCACCATGCACTATATCGTGCGACCTCGAGACGCTGGTGCAGCATGCATTCACGATGAAGATCTGGATCAACCAGTTGCCCGACTTTCTGCGCGATCAGGGAATGACCGATCAGCGCATGATTGATCGGGCTTTCGCGCGCTATCGTGATATCTGGTTCGAGACACTCACCCTCGATCCAGAAGCGCTGCCATTGCTCACTGCCCTCGGCGCGCGCTACCGTCTCGGATTGATTACCAACGGACCATCATGGTCACAGCGTCCCAAGATTGAACGCTTCGATCTTGCATCGTATATGCATGCCATCATCGTCTCCGAGGAAGTCGGAGTTGCCAAACCGGACCCGCAGATCTTTCACATCGCACTGCACGCCCTGGGAATAACGCCTGATGAGGCATTGTTCGTCGGCGATTCGCCAGAGAATGACCTGCGGGGTGCGGCACAGGCGGGCATGCCGGCTATTTGGGTCAACCGCCACGGAGTGACGCTTCCGCCTGACGTGCCCCCACCTGTTGCGGTGGTTGATGGTTTGCGCGACCTTCTGGCGATCATTGCCGCTTACGACTCACATTGA
- the rplI gene encoding 50S ribosomal protein L9: MGSKIKVVLTQNVANLGAAGEVREVSGGYGRNYLIPRGLAVLATRGQIKQAEERLAAQRRREEAARRDAQAIAARLHGQTLRFTARVGELDRLYGSITSSDIAEKIGALLGEEFDRRKVQLEEPIKRIGIYPVTIRLMAGVEPVINVVVEGEEGAIQLPPDPETA; this comes from the coding sequence GTGGGGAGCAAAATCAAAGTGGTATTGACGCAGAATGTTGCCAATCTTGGCGCGGCTGGCGAAGTCCGCGAGGTCTCCGGCGGGTATGGCCGCAACTATCTCATTCCACGCGGTCTGGCGGTTCTGGCAACCCGCGGTCAGATCAAACAGGCGGAGGAGCGTCTGGCAGCGCAGCGCCGGCGCGAAGAAGCGGCGCGCCGCGACGCCCAGGCAATCGCTGCCCGCCTTCATGGGCAAACGTTGCGCTTCACTGCGCGCGTTGGTGAACTCGACCGGTTGTACGGTTCGATTACCAGTAGCGATATTGCGGAGAAGATCGGCGCACTGCTCGGCGAGGAATTTGACCGCCGCAAGGTGCAACTGGAAGAGCCGATCAAGCGTATCGGCATCTATCCGGTCACGATTCGCCTGATGGCGGGCGTCGAACCGGTGATCAACGTCGTCGTCGAGGGTGAAGAGGGCGCGATTCAGTTGCCCCCCGATCCCGAAACCGCCTGA
- the rpsI gene encoding 30S ribosomal protein S9, with protein MIEKRYFQGTGRRKTAVARVRLFPGSGDIVVNSKSIREYFGARELYAREIARPLELTGTAGAYNVLVKVRGGGVSGQAQAVRHGITRALLDANPDFRPVLKQAGLITRDPRMKERKKAGLKRARKRPQYTKR; from the coding sequence ATGATCGAGAAGCGCTATTTTCAAGGGACCGGACGGCGTAAGACGGCCGTGGCACGGGTGCGTCTGTTTCCTGGCAGCGGTGACATCGTCGTCAACAGCAAATCGATCCGCGAGTATTTTGGCGCGCGCGAGTTGTATGCCCGCGAGATTGCCCGACCACTCGAATTGACCGGGACTGCCGGCGCCTACAATGTTTTGGTCAAGGTGCGCGGCGGCGGCGTTAGCGGACAGGCACAGGCAGTACGCCACGGCATTACCCGCGCCCTGCTCGATGCCAATCCCGACTTTCGCCCGGTGCTGAAACAGGCCGGGTTGATCACCCGCGACCCGCGCATGAAAGAACGCAAGAAAGCCGGTCTCAAACGTGCCCGCAAACGACCTCAGTATACAAAGCGGTAA
- the rplQ gene encoding 50S ribosomal protein L17, whose amino-acid sequence MRHRKKGFLLGRDKEQREALIRGLMIALIEHRRITTTLAKAKAVQPEIEKLIALARQDTPHNRRMALSRLASKTAMRQLFSFAPTEYADRTSGFTRITKLGQRQGDGATMVQIELL is encoded by the coding sequence ATGCGACATCGCAAGAAAGGGTTTCTGCTTGGCAGAGACAAAGAACAGCGTGAAGCGTTGATCCGCGGGCTGATGATCGCACTGATCGAGCATCGCCGCATTACGACTACGCTGGCAAAAGCGAAAGCAGTGCAACCGGAAATCGAAAAATTGATCGCACTGGCGCGCCAGGATACGCCACATAACCGGCGGATGGCGCTTTCGCGCCTGGCGAGCAAGACGGCGATGCGGCAACTCTTCAGTTTCGCGCCAACCGAATATGCCGATCGCACCAGCGGGTTCACCCGCATTACCAAATTGGGGCAACGCCAGGGCGATGGCGCGACGATGGTGCAGATTGAATTGCTCTGA
- a CDS encoding MBL fold metallo-hydrolase, with amino-acid sequence MEGIHQVHLPLPFPLRIVNTYLIRDGEGWTVIDTGLNYAPGQAAWHEAFARHGVDPRMIKRIVLTHAHPDHYGMAGWLQALSDAPVALSAGEAAFARAQWHADSHAHDATATFFGAHGMPPDLMTTVADDITHLRMMTHPVPSVVTYLPVGEPLLIGERLFTPIATPGHSDDHLVFYCAEERLLICGDAVLIKITPNVGLWGWSRGNPLAQFLASLDRLAELDVALALPGHGPLITRFHERLDELRVHHVERLEAMEHAIGAGATAYEVCTAVFPLQELTSHQMRFAMAETLAHLEYLATQGRVEQIEHADGTRSWRRCAL; translated from the coding sequence ATGGAAGGCATCCATCAGGTTCACCTGCCGTTGCCTTTCCCGTTGCGAATCGTGAATACCTATCTGATACGCGATGGTGAAGGATGGACAGTTATCGACACCGGTCTCAACTATGCGCCTGGACAGGCTGCGTGGCACGAAGCATTCGCCAGGCACGGCGTCGATCCGCGTATGATCAAGCGCATTGTTCTAACCCACGCCCATCCCGATCATTACGGCATGGCAGGATGGCTCCAGGCGCTCTCGGATGCACCGGTGGCGCTTTCGGCAGGCGAGGCGGCGTTTGCCCGCGCACAATGGCATGCCGACTCACATGCCCATGATGCGACTGCGACATTCTTCGGCGCCCATGGTATGCCACCTGATCTGATGACCACGGTGGCGGACGATATTACACACCTGCGGATGATGACCCACCCCGTACCATCGGTCGTCACGTATCTGCCGGTCGGCGAACCGTTGCTGATTGGCGAGCGACTCTTCACACCCATCGCCACACCGGGGCATAGCGATGACCATCTGGTGTTCTACTGCGCCGAAGAGCGCCTGCTGATCTGCGGCGATGCCGTGCTTATCAAGATCACGCCAAACGTCGGTTTGTGGGGATGGAGTCGCGGTAATCCGCTCGCGCAGTTCCTGGCGTCGCTCGACCGCCTGGCAGAACTCGATGTGGCGCTGGCGCTTCCGGGACATGGTCCGCTCATCACACGGTTCCATGAGCGCCTGGACGAATTGCGCGTTCATCATGTTGAACGGTTGGAGGCGATGGAACATGCCATTGGCGCCGGGGCAACAGCCTACGAGGTCTGCACTGCGGTCTTTCCGCTGCAAGAGTTGACATCCCATCAGATGCGCTTCGCCATGGCGGAAACGCTGGCGCACCTGGAGTATCTGGCAACACAGGGACGGGTCGAACAGATCGAACACGCTGACGGGACACGCTCCTGGCGGCGGTGTGCATTATGA